TTTTGCCTGCTAATCGACTGAGTGCGCGAACCACTTGTGGATGCGTCTTGGCAAACTGGTCGGTCATCAACGGCGCGCCTTGATACGGCGGGAAGAATTGTTTGGAATCCTTGAGCACCACCAAATGATACTCCCTGATTTGCGGATCGGTGGTGTAAGCGTCGGTGACGTCGACCCGGCCATCTGCCAAGGCGACATACCGTAAAGAGGGCTCCATTGTCCGAACTGATTTTAATTGGAAATGATAGGCTTTTCGCAATCCTGGGTAACCGTCGGACTGCTGGTAAAAGTCGGGATCAAAGGCGCCGGTTAATTGGCTGCCAACCCGTTGCAAATCCGCAATTGTGCGTAAGTGATACTTTTTAGCGGTTGACTGACGGACGGTAATCGCATAGCCGTTTTGGTAGGCCATTGGCTTCAGATACCGCATATGGAATTTTTGACTCAAGGCATTTTTAGCATCCCTGTAGGCCAATTGAGGCTCGCTATTCACCTTTTTGGGGGAATGAACCAGGGATTGGAGAACCGTGCCGGTAAATTCAGGATAAACGTCAATTTGGTCGCTCTGCAGTGCTTTGAAGAGAAAGCTGGTCCCGCCGAAGTTGGGTTTAAGTTGAACTTTTGTCTGTGGGCTCTCTTGTTTGACCAAGTCTTTATACATATTGATCAAAATTTCCGGCTCACCGCCCATTTTTCCAGCAATCGTAACCGTTTGGGCCGGCTTGTTGAACAAGGACCACCCTAATCCCGCGCCACCGAGGATCAGTACTACTAAGACGCCGATTCCCAGCTTTTTGAAAGAAAATTGAGATAAGACTTTGATTAACCAACTGGCAACCAGTGCCAAGATGGCTGATAAGACTGCGCCAACGATTAAGGCGGCATTGTTGTTAGTCTGAATGCCTAACAGGATATATGTTCCAAGACCGCCACCGCCAATTAAAGCGGCCAGGGTGGCCGTCCCGATCACCAGGACAGTCGCAATTCGGATTCCCGAAAGAATCATCGGCATCGCTAATGGCAGCTCGATCCGGAACAATTTGAACCGTTTGGTCACGCCCAAAGCGTCGGCAGCTTCCAACAACACAGGATCAATGTGGGTCAGGCCGGCATAGGTGTTTTGAAAGATTGGCATAATTGCGTACAGCACCAAGGCGATAATTGCCGGTACCGTGCCAATCCCAACAAACGGGATTAAAATTCCTAAAACTGCAAGGCTGGGGATCGTCTGAATCACGCCGGCAATTTGGGAAATGATTTCGCCGATTTTTGGCCGGTTCACCAAACAAATCGCTAAAGGAATCGCAATCACGATGGTAATCAAGATCGCAATCAATGAGATTTCGATATGCTGCCAAAGGGCTTGGATGATGGCAGCGGCATTTTTATCAACATATGCCACGACTTCGTCAATCATTTGTCGGCTCCTTTCCCAAATCGGCGACATAAGAAATCAAGTCACTTTGCGTCAGAATGGCACCATCCACCAAAATCAGCTGGCCGGGATTTTTTTCCAACAGACCCGCCCATTCATAGACTGTCTGGCTGTTCTGCAGCGTAATCGCCTGGTCATCTTTGCCAACTGGACGCCCCAGGCCGGCATTAAGCACTTGTTTTAAAAGTCTGGTGCCGGAATTGTCGACGTCAAAGAACCGTTTGACAAACTCATCGGCAGGATTGGCCATCAAATAATCCGGCTCACCTTCCTGTAAAAGAACCCCATTATGAATAACCGCCAATCTATCAGCGAGTAAAAACGCTTCGTGCATATCGTGAGTCACGAATACAATCGTGGTGTCAATTTGTTGATGGAGATTCAAAATAATCTTCTGCAGTTGCCTACGGGATACCGGATCAAGGGCACTGAAGGGCTCATCCATCAACACCAACTTGGGGCGGGCAGCCAGGGCCCGGACAATGCCGACCCGCTGAGCTTCCCCACCCGATAATTCGTCGGGCATCCGGTTCAAAAATTGATCAGGGTCCAAATTAACTTTGCTCATCAATTCAACCACCCGGTCATGCTTTTTTTGAGCCGGCCAACCCAAGTTATCAAGTTGAATGGTGGCATTTTGTTCAACGGTCATATTGGGAAACAGCGCCCCGGTTTGCAGAACGTAGCCGATGTGTCGCCGCAATTTTTGTAGGTGACTGTCGGCGACGTCCTCGCCGTCAATTTTGACCGTGCCGCTGGTTGGTACCACTAAACGATTAATCGTCTTCAGAAGGGTCGTTTTCCCACTCCCGGAAGGTCCGACCAACACAAAAAGCTCACCATCATCAATGGTGAGG
Above is a genomic segment from Lentilactobacillus buchneri containing:
- a CDS encoding ABC transporter permease/substrate-binding protein, with amino-acid sequence MIDEVVAYVDKNAAAIIQALWQHIEISLIAILITIVIAIPLAICLVNRPKIGEIISQIAGVIQTIPSLAVLGILIPFVGIGTVPAIIALVLYAIMPIFQNTYAGLTHIDPVLLEAADALGVTKRFKLFRIELPLAMPMILSGIRIATVLVIGTATLAALIGGGGLGTYILLGIQTNNNAALIVGAVLSAILALVASWLIKVLSQFSFKKLGIGVLVVLILGGAGLGWSLFNKPAQTVTIAGKMGGEPEILINMYKDLVKQESPQTKVQLKPNFGGTSFLFKALQSDQIDVYPEFTGTVLQSLVHSPKKVNSEPQLAYRDAKNALSQKFHMRYLKPMAYQNGYAITVRQSTAKKYHLRTIADLQRVGSQLTGAFDPDFYQQSDGYPGLRKAYHFQLKSVRTMEPSLRYVALADGRVDVTDAYTTDPQIREYHLVVLKDSKQFFPPYQGAPLMTDQFAKTHPQVVRALSRLAGKITTRDMQEMNYQVTVKHRSAAAVAKQYLQQHHLLK
- a CDS encoding ABC transporter ATP-binding protein, with the protein product MIEFTNVTKKFDGQFALKDLNLTIDDGELFVLVGPSGSGKTTLLKTINRLVVPTSGTVKIDGEDVADSHLQKLRRHIGYVLQTGALFPNMTVEQNATIQLDNLGWPAQKKHDRVVELMSKVNLDPDQFLNRMPDELSGGEAQRVGIVRALAARPKLVLMDEPFSALDPVSRRQLQKIILNLHQQIDTTIVFVTHDMHEAFLLADRLAVIHNGVLLQEGEPDYLMANPADEFVKRFFDVDNSGTRLLKQVLNAGLGRPVGKDDQAITLQNSQTVYEWAGLLEKNPGQLILVDGAILTQSDLISYVADLGKEPTND